Part of the Hevea brasiliensis isolate MT/VB/25A 57/8 chromosome 16, ASM3005281v1, whole genome shotgun sequence genome is shown below.
agagagagataattaaaaaaaaaaaaaaaaacacatacgAAAGTTTCCATTCAGAAGTGTTTGCTTTGAATGATGAAGAATAAAATTTAGCTTACAGACTTTATTTGAGTATCAtaaaatttagagagagagagagagagagagagagagatcttcACATAAAATCATCATGAAATGAAGAAGAGTCTTATGAACAGAGAAAGAACCATGCATATTCTCCATGCTTACCTCTTCAGTTATTattctccttttcttttttctccaaTCTATGATTTTATAAACAAAAAATCCATGCAAATTCACCTGATTCGGTTTCATCGTCTGTGCACTAAATATGTATAGGATCCATATTTCCTTCCAACTCCTTTAGAGCGGGCACAACAAACGCGCGTTTGGAACAGCTACCAGTCGGGTTGCCCGAGGAGCGGTGAGTCCAAACACATCGCTCGTGTCAATTTCACTTGGTTTCATCCCATCAGGCAACTGCCATGTAAAACAGTGAAGAAGATGGGCCACAGCCAAATCAAGAGAGTAGAGTCCGAGTTGCATGCCGGGGCAGGATCTCCGGCCCGATCCGAATGGAATGAACTCGAAATTGTTTCCTTTAAAATCAGGCACTCCCTCTTTCAAAAACCTGGATGGCCTGAAAGTTTCAGGGTCCTCCCATGAGTTCTTGTCCCTTCCAATAGCCCATGCATTGATCATGACCCGAGACTTCGCTGGAATGTAATACCCGGCGACCTCTGCCTCCTCGGCCGTCTCATGTAAGAGAAGTGGGATTGGTGGGTGAAGTCTTAGAGTTTCTTTGACTGTGCATTTTAGGTATGTCAGCTTGTCGAAATCACTCTCCTCCACGCGCCGCTCTAGACCCACCACATCGGCAAGCTCTTGCTGGACCTTTTTCAACTCTTCAGGAGCCCTCATCAACTCCGTCAGGGCCCACTCAATCGCCGATGCCACTGTCTCTGTCCCACCAAACATTACGTCCTGCCGTATACAACCATATGGGATGCACAAAAAATTCTTATGTAAGTCATGAAAATCCCATTAATTAAATCCACCTACTAACACGGTACAGAAAAAATTGAGATGACAAAGTagcaaaaaacaaaaaaaaaaaatgcgtgCCTGTGTGTACTTTTAGTGCTACAAGAAAAACACTTTGACTATGGTGAATCATCGGGCTTACTTAGTTAATACTCTTTATGCtagtataaatataaatttttctatAAAATTAAGAAAACAAATCACATATTTATATGAATAAAAAAGCATGTTCAGGGTGTATTATGTAATTTGCCGTTGACTGTCTAAGAATTTGTTCTCAATGGCAAATATATTTACGGATATATTTTACAAGAAGGTAGCTTAATTACCATGATAATGGCTTTGATGTTGTCTCGAGTGAGTTTGAAGGAATTCTGAAGATCGTCTGATTCGTTTACTTTAGGCTCATCGCTGTAGAAAGCTAGCAAATCATCCACCATATCAGAGTTATCATCAGAGACATTACCCTGCTTACTCTTATGCATGTGTTCGTCGATGATCA
Proteins encoded:
- the LOC110651225 gene encoding cytochrome P450 84A1; amino-acid sequence: MEALLQALQPLPFTLFLIVPLLFLLGLISLLRRRLRYPPGPKGLPIIGNLLMMDQLTHRGLAKLAKEYGGLFHLRMGNIHMFAVSSPEIARQVLQVQDNIFSNRPATIAISYLTYDRADMAFAHYGPFWRQMRKLCVMKLFSRKRAESWESVRDEVDYMVKTVVANKGKPVNVGELIFTLTMNIIYRAAFGSKNEGQDEFIQILQEFSKLFGAFNIADFIPWLGWIDPQGLKLNSRLAKARKSLDRFIDLIIDEHMHKSKQGNVSDDNSDMVDDLLAFYSDEPKVNESDDLQNSFKLTRDNIKAIIMDVMFGGTETVASAIEWALTELMRAPEELKKVQQELADVVGLERRVEESDFDKLTYLKCTVKETLRLHPPIPLLLHETAEEAEVAGYYIPAKSRVMINAWAIGRDKNSWEDPETFRPSRFLKEGVPDFKGNNFEFIPFGSGRRSCPGMQLGLYSLDLAVAHLLHCFTWQLPDGMKPSEIDTSDVFGLTAPRATRLVAVPNARLLCPL